TTTCCCACGAATGATAGGGATATGCAAAATAAATAATAATACCCAATATCTTTTCAAGCTCTTCAAATTTTGCAAATTCAGAGCCGTTATCAAGCGTAAGTGTTTTACGTTGGTTAGAAGGTATTTTAGAGAATAATAAGATGATAGCTTTATTCACTTCCTCGGCTGATTTATTTGGAACTATCCGGGCGAGGGATATACCACTAACTCTCTCAACTAACGTTACAATAGCATATTGTTTGTCTTTGCTCCAAACAGTATCACCTTCCCAATGTCCCAACTCCTCTTTTTTTTCAACATATTCGGGTCGTTCATCTATTCTACGTTTTTTATCCTCTTCTCGGCGTTTTTCTCGTTGTTTAGTTCCTTTCCTTTTCCTATATTTGTTTTTTTGAAATCTTAGATACTTTTGTAGTTCGGGCGCAAAGTTATAAATGTATGCATAAATAGTGTCTTTACCAACTATTGTTTTCCCGTATTCATTTTTAAGATTTCCCGCAATTTGTTCCGGT
This is a stretch of genomic DNA from Bacillota bacterium. It encodes these proteins:
- a CDS encoding IS30 family transposase, which encodes MLREGYDQTDIADKLETSNSSINRELARNSDQITGEYHARLAQMSAERRRKQIHIPGQKIAENKDLKEVVESRIKKYFSPEQIAGNLKNEYGKTIVGKDTIYAYIYNFAPELQKYLRFQKNKYRKRKGTKQREKRREEDKKRRIDERPEYVEKKEELGHWEGDTVWSKDKQYAIVTLVERVSGISLARIVPNKSAEEVNKAIILLFSKIPSNQRKTLTLDNGSEFAKFEELEKILGIIIYFAYPYHSWERGANENFNGLLRQFFPKGMCFYLQHQSKLQRCINLLNNRPRKRLSYFSPLQIFSCCTS